The following are encoded in a window of Halosolutus halophilus genomic DNA:
- a CDS encoding PQQ-binding-like beta-propeller repeat protein, protein MPSICRRAFLGAVTTGGIAGCADRLATDEHDTSPADRHVPLSYEPGADEWIRSTRSFANDLVAPAATPPHEGPTERWARRERGRVDHVAVADGVVFAGGPDGVEARGLEDGARLWSEDRPGDVVVIDGRCYTQLEETLIARDASTGEEEWRHELPDRSRDLVEIDGTVYCTTDGDLHGLHADTGDHRWTIDSDGVRGTLAVANNRLHWVTWEAYHILSPNGPHRPAERKIKTISLDGFESWISPSRPAVVDGTIALGGESEGPDPKAPIRTLSTRGTVWQRPFEPSVSTPAILEDRLLVSGYDNNWSELDESPVGLIDLETGDHVWEETVPEPAGPPAVADGLCYLGGSHPESARGTGRLFALEVETGAVRWELETAGAFGPHPLALVEDAIVLGTREGVVVLE, encoded by the coding sequence ATGCCCTCCATCTGCCGTCGCGCGTTTCTCGGTGCTGTTACGACGGGCGGTATTGCTGGCTGTGCGGATCGGCTCGCCACCGATGAGCACGACACGTCACCGGCGGACCGACACGTCCCGCTCTCGTACGAACCCGGGGCGGACGAGTGGATTCGCTCGACCCGATCGTTCGCCAACGACCTGGTCGCTCCGGCAGCGACACCGCCACATGAAGGACCGACCGAACGGTGGGCGAGAAGGGAACGAGGACGCGTCGATCACGTCGCCGTGGCCGACGGCGTCGTCTTCGCCGGCGGTCCCGACGGGGTGGAAGCCCGTGGACTCGAAGACGGAGCGCGGCTCTGGAGCGAGGACAGGCCTGGCGACGTCGTCGTAATCGATGGGCGCTGTTACACCCAATTGGAAGAGACACTCATCGCTCGGGATGCCAGCACGGGCGAGGAGGAGTGGCGACACGAATTACCGGACCGATCACGGGACCTCGTCGAGATCGACGGAACGGTCTACTGTACCACAGATGGCGACCTGCACGGACTGCACGCCGACACTGGCGACCACCGGTGGACGATCGACAGTGACGGGGTTCGTGGCACTCTCGCCGTCGCCAACAACAGACTCCACTGGGTAACGTGGGAAGCGTACCACATCCTCTCGCCGAACGGGCCGCATCGTCCGGCCGAACGGAAGATCAAGACCATTTCGCTCGACGGCTTCGAGTCGTGGATATCACCGTCCCGCCCTGCCGTGGTCGACGGGACGATCGCTCTCGGTGGCGAATCGGAGGGCCCAGATCCGAAAGCCCCGATTCGGACACTATCGACTCGAGGCACTGTCTGGCAGCGGCCGTTCGAACCATCAGTTTCGACGCCCGCGATCCTCGAAGACCGCCTGCTCGTCAGCGGCTACGATAACAACTGGAGCGAACTCGACGAAAGCCCCGTGGGGCTGATTGACCTCGAGACAGGTGATCACGTCTGGGAGGAGACCGTCCCCGAACCGGCCGGTCCGCCCGCCGTCGCGGACGGATTGTGCTACCTGGGCGGGAGCCACCCCGAATCGGCGCGCGGAACCGGCCGCCTGTTCGCGCTCGAAGTCGAAACGGGCGCGGTTCGCTGGGAACTGGAGACGGCCGGCGCGTTCGGCCCCCATCCCCTCGCGCTCGTCGAAGACGCCATCGTTCTCGGGACGCGGGAGGGCGTGGTGGTTCTCGAATAG
- the twy1 gene encoding 4-demethylwyosine synthase TYW1 — MSDSADPGGGRTPASAQGEGTENGGPAQVSSPDYHSENHTAAQTCGWTANAMRGEGKCYKNIWYGIESHRCIQMTPVVKCNERCVFCWRDHQGHAYEMDDVEWDDPEAVVDASIDLQKKLLSGFGGNDEVPREVFDQAMEPRHVAISLDGEPSLYPYLPELIEAFHDRDITTFLVSNGTRPEVLRECDPTQLYVSVDAPERHTFDEVVGAMEDDAWEKLLETMAVLAAKDETRTVLRTTLVEGENMHHPDWYAGFYQQADPDFVELKAYMHVGHSRGRLDRSSMPDHETVVEFAEGVREYMPEFTELKEVPASRVALLSKTSDTWVPKLKKDSEFWARDPVTGD, encoded by the coding sequence ATGAGCGACTCCGCGGATCCCGGGGGAGGCCGCACGCCCGCCAGCGCCCAGGGCGAGGGGACGGAAAACGGCGGGCCGGCACAGGTCTCGAGCCCGGACTACCACAGCGAGAACCACACGGCCGCCCAGACCTGCGGCTGGACCGCGAACGCCATGCGCGGCGAGGGGAAGTGCTACAAGAACATTTGGTACGGGATCGAGTCACACCGCTGTATCCAGATGACGCCCGTGGTCAAGTGCAACGAACGCTGCGTCTTCTGCTGGCGCGATCACCAGGGCCACGCCTACGAGATGGACGACGTCGAGTGGGACGACCCCGAGGCCGTCGTCGACGCCTCGATCGACCTCCAGAAGAAGCTCCTGTCGGGCTTCGGCGGAAACGACGAGGTTCCCCGCGAGGTCTTCGACCAGGCGATGGAACCGCGCCACGTCGCCATCTCGCTGGACGGCGAACCGTCGCTGTACCCCTACCTGCCCGAACTCATCGAGGCGTTCCACGATCGGGACATCACCACCTTCCTCGTCTCGAACGGCACCCGCCCCGAGGTGCTCCGGGAGTGCGATCCCACCCAATTGTACGTCAGCGTCGACGCGCCCGAGCGACACACGTTCGACGAGGTCGTCGGCGCGATGGAGGACGACGCCTGGGAGAAACTGCTCGAGACGATGGCCGTCCTCGCCGCGAAGGACGAGACCCGGACCGTCCTCCGGACGACCCTCGTCGAGGGTGAGAACATGCACCACCCCGACTGGTACGCCGGCTTCTACCAGCAGGCGGATCCCGACTTCGTCGAGCTGAAGGCCTACATGCACGTCGGTCACTCGCGGGGCCGACTCGATCGATCGTCGATGCCCGACCACGAGACGGTCGTCGAGTTCGCCGAGGGCGTCCGGGAGTACATGCCGGAGTTCACCGAACTCAAGGAGGTCCCCGCCTCCCGCGTCGCCCTCCTCTCGAAGACCAGTGATACCTGGGTTCCCAAACTGAAGAAAGACAGCGAGTTCTGGGCGCGCGATCCGGTGACCGGCGACTGA
- a CDS encoding lipopolysaccharide biosynthesis protein, translating into MTDATSVSLGGETVKATVAKFTMAVIGFAGTVVFARMLGPTGFGGFYLLFSLVKLGDRAVNGWGTAIMKRFSEVDAPERELIGGQLLFTLAWLSATGVAGVLASGWLVSYTGLPEAPVLFVVLMGAVTLYEPTDRVVQARGLAGASMWIDTFRSLLTFPLQLALVLLGLGAAGMAYGLAAATFLSLPALWHFVRTRPTVPSRETLGGLWSYAKYSIPNSFLGQAYDRFDILLLGYLLAPAAAGRYEVALKLTLPATFVMLAAQSVLMARVSRLHSQGEDVSEDVSNTLAFSSVVAIPMFFGAVAMPELLVVTAFGPEYADAAALLVGLALFQIASTQSGPLTSAIGGIDRPDVNTRISAVTLALNIVLGVVLTLAYGAIGVVVATIVAETLRYVLSARVVGRELPGVTLLPRTLLEQVAAAVLMFLVVVAIVRTVSVDRWYHLLAVVAVGAAVYSTTLVAISRRLRVTIRGVLRGSRFEQYVVRSAD; encoded by the coding sequence ATGACGGACGCAACGTCGGTTAGCCTCGGCGGAGAGACGGTGAAGGCGACGGTCGCGAAGTTCACGATGGCCGTGATCGGGTTCGCCGGGACCGTCGTCTTCGCGCGGATGCTCGGGCCGACCGGGTTCGGCGGGTTCTACCTGCTCTTCTCGCTGGTGAAGCTCGGCGACCGGGCGGTCAACGGGTGGGGAACGGCGATCATGAAGCGATTCTCGGAGGTCGACGCCCCGGAACGGGAGCTGATCGGGGGGCAGTTGCTGTTCACGCTCGCGTGGCTCTCGGCCACGGGAGTAGCCGGTGTCCTCGCGTCCGGGTGGCTCGTCTCCTACACCGGCCTGCCCGAGGCACCCGTGCTGTTCGTCGTCTTGATGGGCGCCGTCACGCTCTACGAGCCAACCGATCGCGTCGTTCAGGCCCGCGGACTGGCCGGCGCCTCGATGTGGATCGACACGTTCCGATCGCTGCTGACCTTCCCGCTGCAGCTCGCGCTCGTCCTCCTCGGTCTCGGTGCCGCCGGCATGGCCTACGGGCTGGCCGCGGCGACGTTCCTCTCGCTACCCGCCCTCTGGCACTTCGTCCGGACGAGACCGACGGTCCCAAGCCGCGAGACGCTGGGAGGCCTCTGGTCGTACGCGAAGTACAGCATCCCCAACTCGTTCCTGGGCCAGGCGTACGACCGGTTCGACATCCTCCTGCTGGGGTACCTCCTCGCGCCCGCGGCGGCCGGCCGGTACGAGGTCGCACTGAAGCTCACATTGCCGGCGACGTTCGTGATGCTGGCGGCCCAGAGCGTGCTGATGGCCCGCGTCAGTCGGCTCCACAGCCAGGGCGAGGACGTGAGCGAGGACGTCTCGAACACGCTCGCGTTCTCGAGCGTCGTCGCGATTCCGATGTTCTTCGGTGCCGTCGCGATGCCCGAGCTACTCGTCGTGACGGCGTTCGGCCCCGAATACGCCGACGCCGCCGCGTTGCTGGTCGGACTCGCGCTGTTCCAGATCGCGAGCACGCAGAGCGGCCCGCTCACCAGCGCGATCGGCGGCATCGACCGACCGGACGTCAACACGCGGATCTCGGCGGTGACGCTAGCGCTCAACATCGTCCTCGGCGTCGTGCTGACGCTCGCGTACGGGGCGATCGGAGTCGTCGTCGCCACGATCGTCGCCGAGACGCTCCGGTACGTCCTCTCGGCGCGCGTCGTCGGGCGGGAACTGCCGGGCGTTACGTTGCTCCCCCGGACGCTGCTCGAACAGGTCGCCGCGGCGGTGCTCATGTTCCTGGTCGTCGTCGCGATCGTGCGGACCGTCTCCGTCGACCGGTGGTACCACCTGCTCGCCGTCGTCGCGGTCGGCGCGGCGGTGTACTCGACGACCCTGGTGGCGATCAGCCGGAGACTCCGGGTGACGATCCGCGGCGTCCTCCGCGGGTCCCGTTTCGAGCAGTACGTCGTTCGATCGGCCGATTGA
- a CDS encoding alkaline phosphatase family protein has protein sequence MTTLGIVALDAADYALAREWNCENVLCDTHRELETFAHSGTNPNTLEVWTSVATGVEPADHGLASTGEQQQWENPVLEYASKVAPYLLPKETRIKLGTWLRGDSGAGSGGNGSDGGGMTLRQTAHPHLFGSDGRVVRWWPGVTPAEHLSQTWHWLNLASSGEITDDELWRRLYGNAGLEIGWLQGMGQTDVTVAGVHMHVLDAAGHAFATHPDRLCEVYERVDRLLGSVREHVDELLVLSDHGMQVEWIDGDSEPGFHSFRALASTTLDDDPPASVFDVREWVDTRVDDSGRERADRRSAVMDTTEEQLRDLGYLE, from the coding sequence ATGACGACGCTCGGGATCGTCGCCCTCGACGCCGCCGACTACGCCCTCGCTCGCGAGTGGAACTGCGAGAACGTCCTGTGCGATACCCACCGCGAACTCGAGACGTTCGCCCACTCCGGTACGAACCCGAACACGCTCGAGGTCTGGACGTCGGTTGCGACGGGGGTCGAGCCGGCGGACCACGGCCTCGCATCGACCGGTGAGCAACAGCAGTGGGAAAATCCGGTGCTCGAGTACGCGAGCAAGGTAGCGCCCTATCTCCTCCCGAAGGAAACGCGAATAAAACTCGGCACGTGGCTGCGCGGCGACTCCGGGGCCGGGAGCGGGGGCAACGGCAGCGACGGCGGCGGGATGACGCTGCGTCAGACCGCACATCCCCACCTCTTCGGATCCGACGGCCGCGTCGTGCGGTGGTGGCCGGGCGTCACCCCGGCAGAACACCTGAGCCAGACCTGGCACTGGCTCAACCTCGCCTCGAGCGGCGAAATCACCGACGACGAACTCTGGCGGCGACTCTACGGGAACGCCGGCCTCGAGATCGGCTGGCTCCAGGGGATGGGACAGACCGACGTGACCGTCGCCGGCGTTCACATGCACGTCCTCGACGCCGCCGGGCACGCCTTCGCGACGCACCCGGATCGCCTCTGTGAGGTGTACGAGCGGGTCGATCGCCTGCTCGGGTCCGTCCGCGAGCACGTCGACGAGTTGCTCGTGCTCTCGGACCACGGGATGCAGGTCGAGTGGATCGACGGCGACTCCGAACCGGGCTTTCACAGCTTTCGGGCGCTCGCGTCGACGACTCTCGACGACGATCCGCCAGCGAGCGTGTTCGACGTTCGCGAGTGGGTCGACACGCGCGTCGACGACTCCGGCAGGGAGCGAGCCGATCGTCGATCGGCCGTGATGGACACGACCGAGGAACAGCTCCGGGATCTGGGCTACCTTGAGTGA
- a CDS encoding alkaline phosphatase family protein, which produces MTVVVLALDALDAGLVEYFDLDEVRLETSGDLETFARTQDLPYTPEVWATVATGLPPEDHGVTGGGTSEWDNPVLEGLSRVSGRLDESTRGTLGKFVRSRTGERERIGRTDAESMFDADGAVVHNWPGVADGRPLQRAWDLMNAVAQGMPRSEFERELFGQCAQQFAWAREMLNHPVSIAGVHVHALDAAGHAYADDEDALRHAYARVGEFVRDVVDALGEGDDLLILSDHGMRAAFYPPDADENPATHSWRAYASTTAETRPESVFDVREWVEARARRTQVGGSGAVAGEERIDVPTDHLRELGYLD; this is translated from the coding sequence ATGACAGTGGTGGTGCTGGCGCTAGACGCTCTCGACGCGGGGCTGGTCGAGTACTTCGACCTCGACGAGGTGCGACTCGAGACGAGCGGCGACCTCGAGACGTTCGCGCGGACGCAGGACCTCCCGTACACGCCGGAAGTGTGGGCGACGGTCGCGACCGGCCTGCCCCCGGAAGATCACGGCGTCACCGGCGGCGGTACGAGCGAGTGGGACAACCCGGTCCTCGAGGGGCTCTCCCGCGTATCGGGGCGGCTGGACGAGTCGACCCGCGGGACGCTCGGGAAGTTCGTCCGGTCGCGGACGGGCGAGCGCGAGCGGATCGGCCGCACGGACGCCGAGTCGATGTTCGACGCCGACGGCGCGGTCGTCCACAACTGGCCGGGCGTCGCCGACGGCCGGCCGCTCCAGCGGGCGTGGGACCTGATGAACGCCGTCGCTCAGGGCATGCCCCGCAGCGAGTTCGAGCGCGAACTGTTCGGCCAGTGTGCCCAGCAGTTCGCCTGGGCACGCGAGATGCTGAACCACCCCGTCTCGATCGCCGGCGTCCACGTCCACGCGCTGGACGCGGCCGGTCACGCCTACGCCGACGACGAAGACGCGCTCCGGCACGCCTACGCCCGCGTGGGGGAGTTCGTCCGGGACGTCGTCGACGCGCTCGGGGAGGGCGACGACCTCCTGATACTCAGCGATCACGGGATGCGAGCGGCCTTTTATCCGCCCGACGCCGACGAGAACCCGGCGACCCACTCCTGGCGGGCGTACGCGAGTACGACCGCGGAGACGCGTCCGGAGTCGGTGTTCGACGTTCGCGAGTGGGTCGAAGCGCGTGCACGCCGGACGCAGGTCGGCGGTTCCGGCGCCGTGGCCGGCGAGGAACGCATCGACGTGCCGACCGACCACCTGCGCGAACTCGGCTATCTCGACTGA
- a CDS encoding sulfatase-like hydrolase/transferase, with translation MTTDTDTASTETARTTLLVTVDSLRADRFDEMDRTRDYLEERHPRAFATSTATLGSFPAIVGGEYATGDGLGRATSVASEFDCRRIAITTNHLLSAEYGYADAFDSFTSPKGSGETLKDKGAIILERGTLAYDLASWGWNRYQAVRSRFGEIEKSFRPADDVIESFLAELEREDRDEWFGWLHFMEPHHPYDPDGASVGRAEAQRVSRRVLSGRGSADDEDLVRELYRREVAELDRKLARLWEAIPDETRVVFCADHGELLGEDGLWGHPGEMRPELLHVPFGTRNAPDLGEVVSLIDVPTILAGGEHGVGTLDREVAFAAYGEKKAAMNADNIATSEGIVRLSDGDPASDPALERQFDRFDPAYVVTEDALQEDLEDLGYA, from the coding sequence ATGACGACTGATACGGACACGGCTTCGACCGAGACGGCGCGGACGACGCTGCTGGTCACCGTCGACTCGCTCCGCGCCGATCGGTTCGACGAGATGGATCGGACGAGAGACTACCTGGAAGAGCGTCACCCGCGGGCGTTCGCGACGTCGACGGCGACCCTCGGAAGTTTCCCCGCGATCGTCGGCGGCGAGTACGCGACCGGCGACGGCCTCGGGCGGGCGACCAGCGTCGCCAGCGAGTTCGACTGTCGACGGATCGCCATTACGACGAACCACCTCCTCTCCGCGGAGTACGGCTACGCCGACGCCTTCGACTCGTTTACCTCGCCGAAAGGCAGCGGGGAGACGCTGAAGGACAAGGGTGCGATTATACTGGAACGCGGCACCCTCGCGTACGATCTCGCCAGCTGGGGCTGGAACCGGTACCAGGCGGTCCGGAGCCGGTTCGGCGAGATCGAGAAATCGTTTCGGCCTGCCGACGACGTGATCGAGTCGTTCCTCGCGGAACTCGAACGCGAAGACCGCGACGAGTGGTTCGGCTGGCTGCACTTCATGGAGCCGCATCACCCCTACGACCCCGACGGCGCGAGCGTGGGCCGAGCCGAGGCCCAGCGGGTGAGCCGCCGCGTACTCTCGGGTCGCGGCTCGGCGGACGACGAGGACCTCGTCCGCGAACTCTACCGCCGGGAGGTGGCCGAACTCGATCGGAAACTGGCGCGGCTCTGGGAGGCCATCCCCGACGAGACGCGGGTCGTCTTCTGTGCGGACCACGGCGAGCTACTGGGGGAAGACGGCCTGTGGGGCCACCCCGGCGAGATGCGCCCGGAACTCCTCCACGTGCCGTTCGGGACGCGAAACGCGCCCGACCTCGGCGAGGTCGTCTCGCTGATCGACGTCCCGACGATCCTCGCCGGGGGCGAGCACGGCGTCGGCACGCTCGATCGCGAGGTGGCCTTCGCCGCCTACGGCGAGAAGAAGGCGGCGATGAACGCCGACAACATCGCGACGAGCGAGGGGATCGTTCGACTCTCGGACGGCGACCCGGCGAGCGATCCGGCCCTCGAACGCCAGTTTGATCGGTTCGACCCCGCCTACGTGGTCACGGAAGACGCGCTGCAGGAAGACCTGGAGGATCTGGGATACGCATGA